One region of Ananas comosus cultivar F153 linkage group 9, ASM154086v1, whole genome shotgun sequence genomic DNA includes:
- the LOC109715817 gene encoding ABC transporter G family member 9-like, with product MGNERETQPDGAAGGGGGDPSIFAKPQRPVTLKFEDVVYKIKIKGKSIGGSGSMKGKKKEEEADAERTILKGVSGVVLPCEMLAMLGPSGSGKTTLLTALGGRLARSGGRQLSGSITYNGRAFASSLNRNMGFVTQDDVLYPHLTVAETLVYTALLRLPSTLARQEKVAQAEAVMAELGLASCRNSIIGGPLVRGVSGGERKRVSIGQEMLINPSLLLLDEPTSGLDSTIAGRIVSALLSLAEGGRTVVMTIHQPSSRIFYMFHKVLLLSDGHPIYFGGASHVMGYFASIGYAPSVPMNPADFLLDLANGVSPDQTLDDQTCVKEALASAYRVQLHNQVAEELRESSNQYEEKEADKTANQWCTSWWEQFHVLLERDLKERKHESFSGLKIAQVIITALLAGFLWLQSGGHAQDQIGLLFFITGFWNFFPIFQAIFTFPQERMMLTKERLSRMYRLSSYFMARLVGDLPMELILPTISITIMYWMGGLKPAAASYFMLLFVTLLSVLVSQGLGLALGALVMELKAATTLASVLMLCFMLAGGYYVQKVPPFIAWIKYVSVSFYTFKLQITSQYSLADSYECAPNLTCSIADFPAVKVVGLDHKVLALVALFVMLVLYRLVAYLGLMRVGVIR from the exons ATGGGGAACGAGAGGGAAACCCAACCGGACGGCGCAGctggaggcggcggaggtgaTCCGTCCATCTTTGCCAAGCCCCAACGTCCCGTTACCCTCaag TTCGAAGATGTGGTGTACAAGATCAAAATCAAGGGGAAGAGCATCGGCGGCAGTGGCTCGatgaaggggaagaagaaggaggaggaggctgACGCCGAGAGGACGATCCTGAAGGGGGTGTCGGGTGTGGTGCTCCCCTGCGAGATGCTGGCGATGCTCGGCCCCTCGGGCAGCGGGAAGACCACTCTGCTCACAGCCTTAGGCGGCCGTCTCGCCCGCAGCGGCGGCCGGCAGCTCAGTGGCTCCATCACCTACAACGGCCGGGCCTTCGCCAGCTCGCTCAATCGCAACATGGGCTTCGTGACGCAGGACGACGTGCTCTACCCCCACCTCACGGTGGCGGAGACCCTCGTCTACActgccctcctccgcctccccaGCACCCTCGCACGGCAGGAGAAAGTCGCGCAGGCGGAGGCCGTCATGGCGGAGCTGGGGCTGGCGTCGTGCCGCAACAGCATCATCGGCGGCCCGCTGGTGCGCGGCGTGTCCGGCGGAGAGCGCAAGAGGGTGAGTATCGGCCAGGAGATGCTGATCAACCCGAGCCTGCTGCTCCTGGACGAGCCCACGTCCGGCCTCGACTCCACCATCGCCGGCAGGATCGTGTCCGCGCTGCTCAGCCTGGCGGAGGGTGGCAGGACGGTGGTCATGACCATCCACCAGCCCTCCAGCCGCATCTTCTACATGTTCCACAAGGTTCTGCTCCTCTCCGATGGCCACCCCATCTACTTCGGCGGGGCCTCCCACGTCATGGGCTACTTTGCTAGCATCGGTTATGCCCCATCCGTTCCCATGAACCCTGCCGACTTCCTTCTCGACCTCGCAAATG GCGTATCTCCAGATCAAACGCTGGATGATCAGACATGTGTGAAAGAAGCTCTGGCCTCAGCCTACAGAGTACAGCTCCACAATCAAGTAGCAGAGGAACTCCGAGAATCAAGCAACCAGTATGAAGAAAAGGAGGCAGATAAGACGGCGAATCAGTGGTGCACGAGTTGGTGGGAGCAATTCCATGTGTTGCTCGAGAGAGATCTCAAGGAAAGGAAGCACGAGTCCTTCTCGGGACTCAAGATTGCGCAAGTAATCATCACGGCTCTTTTGGCTGGCTTCCTATGGCTCCAATCTGGAGGGCATGCTCAAGACCAG ATTGGCCTTCTGTTCTTCATCACAGGGTTCTGGAACTTCTTTCCTATATTTCAAGCTATATTCACTTTCCCGCAAGAGCGCATGATGCTGACGAAAGAGAGATTGTCGAGGATGTACCGGTTATCCTCGTATTTCATGGCTAGATTAGTGGGCGATCTGCCGATGGAGCTCATCCTGCCGACAATCTCCATTACCATCATGTATTGGATGGGTGGGCTGAAGCCGGCGGCAGCCAGCTATTTCATGCTCCTCTTCGTCACGCTGCTAAGCGTGCTGGTGTCCCAGGGCCTTGGCCTCGCACTCGGCGCTCTCGTCATGGAACTCAAGGCGGCTACCACGCTCGCCTCCGTCCTCATGCTCTGCTTCATGCTAGCTGGTGGTTACTACGTCCAGAAGGTGCCGCCCTTCATCGCCTGGATTAAATACGTGTCCGTGAGCTTCTACACCTTCAAGCTCCAGATCACGTCGCAGTACTCGTTGGCCGACTCCTATGAGTGCGCTCCCAACCTGACATGCAGCATTGCGGATTTCCCTGCAGTCAAGGTTGTCGGGTTAGACCACAAGGTTCTTGCACTGGTGGCCTTGTTTGTCATGCTCGTGCTCTACCGGCTCGTTGCTTACTTGGGCTTGATGAGGGTCGGTGTTATACGCTGA
- the LOC109714866 gene encoding uncharacterized protein LOC109714866 isoform X3, giving the protein MLDLVSSSPSFPTADVPKKTPNIRFSLFPWMPSSYLLPHLRSTWWPSVPCRVQYPPTIHSNFLDALPVVSIVRWLSIGLKTASRSFTSPLVRCWEDYWKLSPRGSPSATDHRRAGATRWENKEEWHDAEKSRRVHGKADTVQVIAGSRLPDCSHACGSCSPCRLVMVSFVCASLQEAETCPMAYKCMCNSKSYPVP; this is encoded by the exons ATGTTGGATCTAGTGAGCTCCTCGCCTTCCTTCCCCACCGCAGACGTGCCCAAAAAAACACCAAACATCCGCTTCTCCCTCTTTCCCTGGATGCCTTCTTCTTATTTGCTTCCTCACCT ACGATCAACCTGGTGGCCATCTGTCCCCTGCCGAGTACAATATCCACCCACCATACACAGCAATTTCTTGGATGCCCTTCCGGTGGTAAGTATTGTCCGGTG GTTAAGTATTGGTCTGAAAACAGCAAGCCGCTCATTCACTTCTCCACTTGTGAGGTGTTGGGAAGACTATTGGAAGCTTTCTCCCAGAGGATCACCCTCTGCGACAG ATCATAGGCGAGCTGGAGCAACTAGGTGGGAAAATAAAGAGGAGTGGCACGACGCAGAGAAGAGCAGGAGGGTGCATGGGAAAGCTGATACGGTGCAAGTAATTGCAGGGTCCAGGCTGCCCGACTGCTCGCACGCTTGTGGATCGTGCTCGCCGTGCCGTCTGGTGATGGTAAGCTTCGTGTGCGCGTCGCTGCAGGAGGCTGAGACCTGCCCCATGGCCTACAAGTGCATGTGCAACAGCAAGTCCTATCCAGTTccatga
- the LOC109714931 gene encoding NAC domain-containing protein 72, which translates to MGSGRDPVAVSQLSLPPGFRFFPTDVELLVHYLSKKVSGQLFSLPVITDIELYKFDPWDLPGRALFGEKEWYFFSPRDRKYPNGSRPNRMAGSGYWKATGTDKVIMGSGKNKLGIKKALVFYVGKAPKGSKTNWIMHEYRLCSDNNNIPLLATPNSHRLDEWVLCRIYKRMSSHQLTVLKRAPHKCHNLLTTTQLHQHGLYSQAELRVGGAPPLCYVGSPSFDMLQSSSSAEDEVDSSFLFPSRQAQQSTSSSSSYQYDGNANAIVSRFLQSAAGESLNQSFGF; encoded by the exons ATGGGAAGCGGTAGGGATCCTGTGGCCGTGTCACAGCTGAGCCTCCCGCCGGGTTTCCGCTTCTTTCCAACCGACGTGGAGCTTCTCGTCCACTATTTGTCCAAGAAGGTGTCGGGCCAACTCTTCTCCCTCCCTGTCATCACAGACATCGAACTctacaagttcgatccatgggATCTACCCG GGAGGGCATTGTTTGGGGAGAAGGAGTGGTACTTCTTTAGCCCAAGGGACCGCAAGTATCCAAACGGGTCGAGGCCGAACCGCATGGCGGGGTCGGGCTACTGGAAGGCAACAGGGACGGACAAGGTCATCATGGGGAGCGGGAAGAACAAGTTGGGGATCAAGAAAGCACTCGTCTTCTACGTGGGGAAGGCACCCAAGGGGTCCAAGACCAACTGGATCATGCACGAGTACCGCCTCTGCAGCGACAATAACAATATCCCCTTGCTCGCCACCCCTAACTCTCACAGG TTAGACGAGTGGGTATTGTGCCGGATATACAAGAGAATGTCATCACACCAATTAACAGTACTAAAGCGGGCGCCACACAAGTGCCACAATTTGCTGACCACCACCCAACTTCATCAACACGGCCTTTACAGCCAGGCAGAACTCCGAGTTGGAGGGGCGCCGCCCCTGTGCTATGTGGGATCACCGTCGTTCGACATGCTACAGAGCTCCTCCTCCGCGGAGGACGAAGTGGACAGCTCCTTCCTGTTCCCGTCGAGACAAGCGCAGCAGTCTACGTCGTCCTCCTCTTCCTACCAGTATGACGGCAATGCTAATGCCATCGTATCCCGCTTTCTCCAATCTGCTGCTGGAGAGAGCCTCAATCAGAGTTTCGGTTTCTAG
- the LOC109714848 gene encoding LOW QUALITY PROTEIN: photosystem II repair protein PSB27-H1, chloroplastic-like (The sequence of the model RefSeq protein was modified relative to this genomic sequence to represent the inferred CDS: deleted 1 base in 1 codon), translating to LIRPALAASDEECVKEASEVINDKVRSTINMDKSDPNVAAAVAELRKASNLWVAKYWGDKSLLGWPSFHDMYSALNAVSVHYIRFGSTVPMPAKRKARIFEEKGTAEKALLKGR from the exons CTTATACGTCCGGCCTTGGCCGCTTCGGACGAGGAGTGCGTGAAGGAGGCTTCAGAGGTAATCAAT GACAAGGTGAGGTCGACCATCAACATGGACAAATCAGATCCCAACGTGGCGGCTGCGGTGGCAGAGCTGAGGAAAGCGTCCAACCTGTGGGTGGCCAAGTACTGGGGCGATAAATCCCTCCTCGGCTGGCCTTCCTTCCACGACATGTACTCCGCTCTCAACGCCGTGTCGGTCCACTACATCCGCTTCGGCTCCACCGTGCCTATGCCAGCCAAGCGTAAGGCTCGTATCTTTGAGGAGAAGGGCACCGCCGAGAAGGCGCTGCTCAAGGGAAGGTAA